Proteins encoded together in one Pseudomonas sp. Seg1 window:
- a CDS encoding OprD family porin, which yields MIESAPSRITLLLLLCGLTETAVADGFFDDAKSEVLSRNFFLSNDYRSPSPTGKNYKQEWAQGFIGTFSSGFTDGTIGFGIDAHAFAGLKLDGGKGHSGTGLLPVESDGRSENDYSSAGGALKLKASRSTLAFGEMTVETPVFDTADKRLQPEYATGFLLTSREIDNINLQAGHFTAFKNQDSASGKGDFYGYGANTEHGSISFLGADLFGDSPVGGAVYASELTDTWHQYYGNLHFKQAGIFLDANLYHTRDTGRALAGAIDNTAFSLSGKYTVGPHAVMLGWQRIDGDTPFDFVGGDSIYLANSIKYADFNGAGERSWQARYDLDLGAFGIPGLNFMTRYVSGNHIDGTHAPKGGAYNPFAADSAEFQPLQGDGGKHWERDIDLKYIVQSGAAKDLSVQLSHVSHRANSAQAGDDIDRIYVVVQYPLGF from the coding sequence ATGATCGAATCCGCGCCATCGCGTATCACCCTGTTATTACTACTGTGCGGACTGACCGAAACAGCTGTCGCCGACGGCTTTTTCGACGATGCCAAGTCCGAAGTGCTCAGCCGCAACTTCTTTCTAAGCAACGACTACCGCTCACCCTCTCCCACCGGTAAAAACTACAAACAGGAATGGGCACAAGGGTTTATCGGCACTTTCTCATCCGGTTTCACAGACGGCACGATTGGATTTGGCATCGACGCTCACGCCTTTGCCGGCCTGAAACTGGATGGCGGCAAAGGTCACTCCGGCACTGGCTTGCTGCCGGTAGAAAGCGACGGTCGCAGCGAAAACGATTATTCCAGTGCCGGTGGCGCATTGAAGTTGAAAGCCTCGCGCAGCACGTTGGCGTTTGGCGAAATGACCGTGGAAACCCCAGTATTCGACACCGCCGACAAACGCCTGCAACCGGAGTACGCCACGGGTTTTCTGCTCACCAGCCGGGAGATCGACAACATCAATCTGCAGGCCGGGCATTTCACGGCGTTCAAGAATCAGGACAGCGCTTCCGGCAAAGGCGATTTCTACGGCTACGGCGCCAACACCGAACACGGCTCAATCAGCTTTCTCGGTGCCGATCTGTTCGGCGACAGTCCTGTGGGCGGTGCTGTGTATGCGTCCGAGCTGACGGACACTTGGCATCAGTACTACGGCAACCTGCACTTCAAGCAGGCCGGCATATTCCTCGACGCCAACCTCTACCACACCCGCGATACGGGCCGGGCGCTGGCCGGTGCGATCGATAACACCGCGTTCAGCCTGTCGGGCAAGTACACCGTTGGCCCACACGCGGTAATGCTCGGCTGGCAGCGGATCGACGGCGACACGCCCTTCGATTTCGTCGGCGGCGACTCGATCTACCTCGCCAACTCGATCAAATACGCCGACTTCAACGGCGCCGGTGAACGTTCGTGGCAAGCGCGCTACGACCTCGACCTCGGTGCGTTCGGGATTCCCGGTCTCAATTTCATGACCCGCTACGTCAGCGGCAATCACATCGACGGCACCCACGCGCCCAAGGGCGGCGCCTACAACCCGTTCGCTGCCGACAGCGCCGAATTCCAGCCGCTGCAAGGGGATGGCGGCAAACACTGGGAGCGCGACATCGATTTGAAATACATCGTGCAGTCGGGGGCAGCGAAGGATTTGTCCGTGCAGCTGTCGCACGTTTCGCATCGGGCGAATAGCGCTCAGGCGGGGGATGACATTGACCGGATCTACGTGGTGGTTCAGTACCCGCTGGGGTTCTGA
- a CDS encoding autotransporter serine protease, which yields MNNNKTPAQTGGRFALKTLTCAVLYALTTWGTAHAAPYVENGRTGDPSSWRSAEFQADWGLGAIGADHAYAAGYTGKGVKLGIFDQPVYAAHPEFSGSNKVITLVTSGIREYTDPYIPVKAGDAFRYDGSPSVGSDGKLGAHGTHVGGIAAGSRDGGPMHGVAFGAQIISADNGDPGPEDGIVRGNDGAVYKAGWDALIASGARIINNSWGIGITDRFDLGGRDPAYPHFTVNDAQVQFNEIRTLLGTKPGGAYDGAIAAARSGIVTIFAAGNDYNLNNPDAIAGLGYFVPEIAPNWITVAALQKNPDLASANPYIMSTFSSRCGYTASFCVSAPGTKIFSSIIEGTNADNLTTGYKNYNGTSMAAPHVAGSMAVLMERFPYMTGEQVATVLRTTATDLGAPGIDALYGWGMINLRKGIDGPSMFVTEQDIPEEFRVQGAYGSGQFVADLPGIGAIIDQGKPTERVCTDITCGLDTWRNDISGHGGLTKQGIGTLVLTGNNTYSGPTLVNQGRLAINGSLASAVTVNDGGILGGNGHIGALSVSKGGTVAPGNSIGTMNVAGDVTFAPGSTYAVELSPTSSDQIIATGKAVIEGATVTMSLENSPTLLTTNEVQSLLGTQYNILQAAGGIEGRFGQVLPDYAFLGGTLAYSANGIQLAVGRNDASFASVGLTPNQRAVGAAAERLGAGNALFETLLLSPNAASAQQAFQQLSGEIHPAIGTMLINDSRYLREAVGERLRERDLFDAGAPTDDRSNAWVKVLGAWGKSDGGHDNADSNSSIGGLLAGVDGLIAEDTRLGFVTGYSDSSLSMGSGTHSSASVDSYHLGAYLGHEIDALRLTAGAAYSWHRVDVKRDLQIGDIGSKQKTKHDAATTQVFTEAAYDLRLQPMNLEPFANLSYVHLNTESFTEKGDAAALKGGEDNRDVVLSTLGVRAKRTFALSEKHQLELGASLGWQHNLSSVDADSHLAFANGNSAFTVQSVSMDRDAAVVGVRAGLALNRDVRVNLDYNGLIGNNEKDHGVGLTLDWQF from the coding sequence ATGAATAACAATAAAACCCCCGCGCAAACGGGTGGCCGCTTTGCCCTCAAAACACTGACTTGCGCCGTGTTGTACGCGCTCACCACCTGGGGCACGGCACACGCCGCGCCTTACGTGGAAAACGGTCGTACGGGCGATCCGTCAAGCTGGCGCAGCGCCGAGTTCCAGGCTGACTGGGGCCTGGGCGCCATTGGTGCCGATCACGCTTACGCCGCTGGTTACACCGGCAAAGGCGTGAAGCTGGGGATTTTCGACCAGCCGGTTTACGCCGCACACCCGGAGTTCTCCGGCAGCAACAAGGTCATCACCCTGGTCACCAGCGGGATCCGCGAATACACCGACCCGTACATCCCGGTCAAAGCCGGGGACGCGTTCCGTTATGACGGTTCGCCCTCGGTCGGTTCCGACGGCAAACTCGGCGCCCACGGCACCCACGTCGGCGGTATTGCGGCGGGCAGTCGTGACGGCGGGCCGATGCACGGCGTCGCGTTCGGTGCGCAAATCATCAGCGCCGACAACGGCGACCCGGGCCCGGAGGACGGCATCGTGCGCGGTAACGACGGCGCGGTGTACAAGGCCGGTTGGGATGCACTGATCGCCAGTGGCGCGCGGATCATCAACAACAGCTGGGGTATCGGCATCACCGACCGTTTCGACCTTGGCGGTCGCGACCCGGCGTACCCGCACTTCACCGTCAACGACGCGCAGGTACAGTTCAACGAGATCCGCACGCTGCTGGGCACCAAACCCGGTGGAGCCTATGACGGGGCGATCGCCGCCGCACGCAGCGGTATCGTCACGATCTTTGCCGCCGGCAACGACTACAACCTCAACAACCCGGACGCCATCGCCGGCCTCGGCTATTTCGTTCCGGAAATCGCGCCGAACTGGATCACCGTCGCCGCGTTGCAGAAGAACCCGGATCTGGCCAGTGCCAACCCTTACATCATGAGTACGTTTTCCTCGCGCTGCGGCTACACCGCGAGCTTCTGCGTCTCGGCACCGGGTACGAAAATCTTCAGCTCGATCATCGAAGGCACCAACGCCGACAACCTGACCACCGGCTACAAAAATTACAACGGCACGTCCATGGCCGCGCCGCATGTGGCCGGTTCGATGGCGGTGCTGATGGAGCGCTTCCCGTACATGACTGGCGAGCAGGTCGCCACCGTGTTGCGCACCACCGCGACCGACCTCGGCGCACCGGGCATCGACGCTTTGTACGGCTGGGGCATGATCAATCTGCGCAAGGGCATTGATGGCCCGTCGATGTTCGTCACCGAGCAGGATATTCCCGAGGAATTCCGTGTGCAGGGTGCCTATGGTTCCGGGCAATTTGTCGCCGATCTGCCGGGCATCGGCGCGATCATCGATCAGGGCAAACCGACCGAGCGCGTGTGCACCGACATCACTTGCGGCCTCGACACTTGGCGCAACGACATTTCCGGTCACGGTGGCCTGACCAAACAAGGCATCGGCACCCTGGTGCTGACCGGCAACAACACCTATAGCGGCCCGACCCTGGTCAATCAGGGACGCCTGGCCATCAACGGTTCGCTGGCCTCGGCCGTCACCGTGAATGATGGCGGTATCCTCGGCGGCAACGGCCACATCGGCGCGCTGTCGGTGAGCAAGGGCGGCACCGTGGCCCCGGGCAATTCGATCGGCACGATGAACGTCGCCGGTGACGTGACCTTCGCGCCGGGTTCGACCTACGCGGTGGAGCTGTCGCCGACCAGCAGCGACCAGATCATCGCTACCGGTAAGGCTGTGATTGAAGGCGCGACAGTCACCATGTCGCTGGAAAACAGCCCGACGCTGCTGACCACCAACGAAGTGCAAAGCCTGCTCGGCACCCAGTACAACATTCTGCAAGCGGCGGGCGGTATTGAAGGGCGCTTCGGGCAGGTGTTGCCGGATTACGCGTTCCTCGGCGGTACGCTGGCGTACTCGGCAAACGGCATTCAACTGGCGGTGGGTCGTAACGACGCCTCGTTCGCCAGCGTCGGCCTGACCCCGAACCAGCGTGCCGTCGGTGCCGCTGCCGAGCGTCTCGGCGCCGGCAATGCGCTGTTCGAAACCCTGCTGCTGTCGCCAAACGCGGCGTCGGCGCAACAAGCCTTCCAGCAACTGTCCGGCGAGATTCATCCGGCCATCGGCACAATGCTGATCAACGACAGCCGTTACCTGCGTGAAGCGGTGGGCGAGCGCCTGCGTGAGCGTGATCTGTTCGACGCCGGTGCGCCGACCGATGATCGCAGCAACGCTTGGGTCAAGGTGCTGGGCGCCTGGGGCAAGAGCGATGGCGGGCATGACAATGCCGACTCCAACAGCTCAATCGGTGGCTTGCTGGCCGGTGTCGACGGCTTGATTGCTGAAGATACGCGTCTGGGTTTCGTTACCGGTTATAGCGACAGCTCGTTGAGCATGGGCAGTGGCACGCATTCGTCGGCGTCCGTCGACAGTTACCACTTGGGTGCGTACCTGGGGCATGAAATCGATGCCCTGCGCCTGACTGCCGGTGCCGCGTACAGCTGGCATCGCGTGGATGTGAAACGTGACCTGCAGATTGGGGACATCGGCAGTAAACAAAAGACCAAACACGATGCAGCGACGACCCAAGTGTTCACCGAAGCGGCTTACGATCTGCGCCTGCAACCGATGAATCTGGAACCGTTCGCCAACTTGTCGTACGTGCATTTGAACACCGAAAGCTTCACCGAAAAGGGTGATGCGGCGGCGCTCAAGGGCGGCGAAGACAACCGCGATGTGGTGCTGTCGACCCTTGGCGTACGCGCCAAGCGCACCTTTGCACTGTCGGAAAAACATCAGCTGGAACTGGGCGCAAGCCTGGGCTGGCAGCACAACCTGAGCAGCGTCGATGCTGACAGCCACCTGGCGTTCGCCAATGGCAACAGCGCGTTCACTGTGCAGAGTGTGTCGATGGATCGTGATGCGGCGGTGGTCGGCGTGCGCGCCGGGCTGGCGCTCAATCGCGATGTCCGGGTCAACCTGGATTACAACGGACTGATCGGTAACAACGAGAAGGACCACGGTGTGGGTCTGACCCTCGACTGGCAGTTCTAA
- a CDS encoding polyurethanase: MGLFDYKNADGKALYSDAIALTLYAYTPTGQALPGTAWKPVSATALGYQGKVGTQGTFFGEKDGFTSAEAEVLGKYDAAGKLIGIGVAFRGTGGLGYSDTFGDMKNNLLAAIGPSDYATQYAKNAFDNLLKAVAAFSLAHGIAAKDVLISGHSLGGLGVNSVAELSASNWGGFFKDANYVSFASPTQSSTGNNVLNIGYENDPVFRVLDGTTFSTASMGKHDKPHDSSTDNIVNFNDNYASTAQNLVPFSIVNPLNWSAHSSLGYADGLNRVIDSKFYGLTHKDSTIIVSNLEEASRGKTWVEDLGRSGEPHTGSTFIIGTQSSDWLKGGAGNDFLEGLGGDDRFRDDGGYNILLGGQGHNTFELQKPLQNFSFANDGDGTLYVRDAYGGISMTRDIGALVSKESGSWWGSKEITWGVTAKGLTNGSELTQYNHSLSGDGYGNALHATADGDWLFGLGGDDKLISDKSHVTFVGGAGNDVMTAVGGNNTFLFSGAFGFDAINGYQGSDKLVFMGVEGAGQGYDYKQHTSQAGSDTVLKIGEYAVTLVGVGVANLSDSSFVFA, translated from the coding sequence ATGGGACTGTTCGATTACAAAAATGCCGATGGCAAAGCGTTGTACAGCGATGCCATCGCCCTGACGCTGTATGCCTACACGCCGACCGGGCAAGCCTTGCCGGGCACCGCGTGGAAACCGGTCAGTGCGACGGCGCTGGGTTATCAGGGCAAGGTCGGTACGCAGGGCACGTTCTTCGGTGAAAAGGACGGCTTCACCAGCGCCGAGGCCGAAGTGCTCGGCAAGTACGACGCTGCCGGTAAGTTGATCGGTATTGGCGTAGCCTTTCGTGGCACGGGTGGGCTGGGTTACAGCGACACTTTCGGTGACATGAAGAACAATTTGCTGGCGGCCATCGGGCCGTCGGATTACGCGACTCAATACGCGAAAAACGCCTTCGACAATCTGCTCAAGGCAGTCGCGGCGTTTTCCCTCGCGCACGGCATCGCGGCCAAAGACGTGTTGATCAGCGGCCACAGCCTCGGCGGGCTCGGGGTCAACAGCGTGGCCGAGTTGAGCGCGAGCAACTGGGGCGGCTTCTTCAAGGATGCCAACTACGTGTCCTTTGCCTCGCCGACCCAGAGCAGCACCGGCAACAACGTGCTGAACATCGGTTACGAGAACGATCCGGTGTTCCGAGTGCTCGACGGCACCACGTTCAGCACCGCTTCGATGGGCAAGCACGACAAGCCGCACGATTCGAGCACTGACAACATCGTCAATTTCAACGACAACTATGCGTCGACTGCGCAGAACCTCGTGCCGTTCAGCATCGTCAACCCGCTGAACTGGTCGGCGCACAGCTCGCTGGGTTATGCCGACGGTTTGAATCGGGTGATCGATTCGAAGTTCTACGGCCTGACTCACAAGGATTCGACAATCATCGTCTCCAACCTTGAAGAAGCGTCGCGGGGTAAAACCTGGGTCGAGGACCTGGGCCGCAGCGGCGAGCCGCACACCGGCAGCACCTTCATCATCGGCACGCAAAGCAGCGACTGGCTCAAGGGCGGGGCGGGCAACGACTTCCTCGAAGGCCTGGGCGGCGATGACCGTTTCCGCGATGACGGCGGTTACAACATCCTCCTCGGCGGTCAGGGCCACAACACCTTCGAATTGCAGAAACCACTGCAGAACTTCAGCTTCGCCAACGACGGTGACGGCACGCTGTATGTGCGCGACGCCTACGGCGGCATCAGCATGACCCGCGACATCGGCGCGCTGGTGAGCAAGGAGTCGGGTTCGTGGTGGGGCAGCAAGGAAATCACCTGGGGCGTCACGGCCAAGGGTTTGACCAATGGCAGCGAACTGACCCAGTACAACCATTCGCTGAGCGGCGATGGCTACGGCAACGCACTGCACGCCACGGCCGACGGTGACTGGCTGTTCGGTCTGGGTGGCGACGACAAGCTGATCAGTGACAAGAGCCATGTGACCTTTGTCGGTGGCGCCGGCAACGACGTGATGACGGCGGTGGGTGGCAACAACACCTTCCTGTTCAGCGGCGCCTTCGGTTTCGATGCCATCAACGGTTATCAGGGCAGCGACAAACTGGTGTTCATGGGCGTCGAAGGCGCGGGGCAGGGCTACGACTACAAGCAGCACACGTCGCAGGCCGGCAGCGACACCGTGCTGAAGATTGGCGAGTATGCCGTGACGCTGGTCGGGGTTGGCGTGGCTAACCTGTCGGACTCGAGTTTCGTTTTCGCTTAG
- a CDS encoding aspartate aminotransferase family protein, translating to MSAELDPTRSTRDFQAADAAHHIHAFVDQKALNEEGPRVMVSGDRLALWDNDGNRYVDGMSGLWCTNLGYGRKDLAAAATAQLEQLPYYNMFFHTTHPAVIELSELLFSLLPKHYSHAIYTNSGSEANEVLIRTVRKFWQVMGKPEKKIMIGRWNGYHGSTLAATALGGMKFMHEMGGTIPDVAHIDEPYWFAHEGNLSPEEFGLRAARQLEDKILELGADKVAAFVAEPFQGAGGMIIPPATYWPEIQRICRQYDVLLCADEVIGGFGRTGEWFAHQTFGFEPDTLSIAKGLTSGYIPMGGLILSRRMAEALVEKGGVFAHGLTYSGHPVAAAVAIANLKALRDEGVVTQVKTDTGPYLQNCLREVFGNHPLVGEIQGVGLVAALQFAEDKATRKRFSNENDIAWRCRTIGFEEGLIIRSTLGRMIMAPALIASRAELDELIDKTRIAVDRTAREFGVL from the coding sequence ATGTCCGCCGAACTCGATCCGACTCGCAGCACCCGTGATTTTCAAGCCGCCGACGCCGCCCACCACATTCACGCGTTTGTCGATCAGAAGGCGCTCAACGAGGAAGGCCCACGGGTGATGGTCAGCGGCGATCGCCTGGCGTTGTGGGACAACGACGGCAATCGTTATGTGGATGGCATGTCCGGCCTGTGGTGCACCAACCTTGGTTACGGCCGCAAGGATCTGGCCGCCGCCGCGACCGCGCAACTGGAGCAGCTGCCCTACTACAACATGTTCTTCCACACCACTCACCCGGCCGTGATCGAACTGTCCGAGCTGTTGTTCAGCCTGCTGCCCAAGCACTACAGCCACGCGATCTACACCAACTCCGGTTCCGAAGCCAACGAAGTGCTGATCCGCACGGTGCGCAAGTTCTGGCAAGTGATGGGCAAACCCGAGAAGAAAATCATGATCGGCCGCTGGAACGGTTACCACGGCTCGACCCTCGCAGCGACGGCGCTGGGCGGCATGAAGTTCATGCACGAAATGGGCGGCACCATTCCCGACGTGGCGCACATTGATGAACCGTACTGGTTCGCCCACGAAGGCAACCTCAGCCCGGAAGAGTTCGGCCTGCGTGCGGCGCGGCAACTGGAAGACAAGATTCTTGAATTGGGCGCCGACAAGGTGGCAGCCTTCGTCGCCGAACCGTTCCAGGGTGCTGGCGGGATGATCATTCCGCCCGCCACTTACTGGCCGGAAATCCAGCGCATCTGCCGCCAATACGACGTGCTGCTGTGTGCTGACGAAGTGATCGGTGGGTTCGGTCGTACCGGCGAGTGGTTCGCTCACCAGACTTTCGGGTTCGAGCCCGACACGCTGTCGATCGCCAAGGGCCTGACCTCCGGTTACATCCCCATGGGCGGCTTGATCCTGTCGCGGCGCATGGCTGAGGCACTGGTGGAAAAGGGTGGCGTGTTTGCTCACGGTCTCACCTATTCCGGGCACCCGGTCGCGGCTGCCGTGGCGATTGCCAACCTCAAAGCCTTGCGTGATGAAGGTGTGGTCACGCAGGTGAAAACCGATACCGGGCCTTACCTGCAAAACTGTCTGCGCGAAGTGTTTGGCAATCACCCGTTGGTCGGTGAGATTCAGGGTGTTGGTCTGGTGGCGGCGTTGCAATTCGCTGAGGACAAGGCGACTCGCAAGCGGTTTTCCAACGAGAACGACATCGCCTGGCGCTGCCGTACGATCGGGTTTGAGGAAGGGTTGATCATTCGTTCGACGTTGGGTCGGATGATCATGGCGCCGGCGCTGATTGCCAGCCGCGCGGAGCTTGATGAGCTGATCGACAAGACGCGGATTGCGGTGGATCGTACGGCTCGGGAGTTTGGTGTCCTGTGA
- a CDS encoding amidase, whose product MIEVTEVSIAQLRAALESGQTTSVELVQAYLARIDAYDGADTPTALNAVVVRNPEALNEARASDARRAKGETLSPLDGIPYTAKDSYLVKGLTAASGSPAFADLVAYRDAFTIERLRAAGAICLGKTNMPPMANGGMQRGVYGRAESPYNADYLTAPFASGSSNGAGTATAASFAAFGLAEETWSSGRGPASNNGLCAYTPSRGVISVRGNWPLTPTMDVVVPYARTMADLLEVLDIVVAEDPDTRGDLWRLQPWVPIPSVSSVRPAAYAELAADRTALAGKRFAVPRMFINADPEAGTSEAPGIGGPTGQRINTRASVIDLWKQARQALEAAGAEVIETDFPLVSNCEGDRPGAPTVFTRGLVSKEFLHHELWDLTAWAFDDFLQANGDPKLNRLVDVDGPKIFPHDPGTLPNREGDLAAGMDEYVRMAERGITPWNEISTVPDGLRGLEQTRRIDLEDWMDKLGLDAVLFPTVADVGPADADVNPVSADIAWSNGIWVANGNLAIRHLGVPTVTVPMGVMADIGMPVGLTFAGRAYDDSSLLRLAAAFESTGSKRLIPPRTPPLS is encoded by the coding sequence ATGATCGAAGTCACTGAAGTTTCCATTGCGCAACTGCGCGCCGCGCTTGAATCCGGCCAGACCACCTCGGTTGAGCTGGTGCAGGCCTATCTCGCCCGCATCGATGCCTACGACGGCGCCGACACGCCGACCGCACTCAACGCGGTGGTCGTACGCAATCCCGAAGCGCTCAACGAAGCACGGGCCTCCGACGCTCGCCGCGCCAAAGGCGAAACCCTGAGCCCGCTCGACGGCATCCCCTACACCGCCAAGGACAGTTATCTGGTCAAGGGCCTGACCGCAGCGTCCGGCAGCCCGGCCTTCGCTGATCTGGTTGCCTATCGCGACGCGTTCACCATTGAGCGCCTGCGCGCCGCCGGGGCAATCTGCCTGGGCAAAACCAATATGCCGCCGATGGCCAATGGCGGAATGCAGCGCGGGGTGTATGGCCGCGCTGAAAGCCCGTACAACGCCGACTACCTCACCGCGCCGTTCGCCTCCGGCTCATCGAATGGCGCCGGCACCGCCACGGCGGCCAGTTTTGCCGCGTTCGGTCTGGCTGAAGAAACCTGGTCGAGCGGTCGCGGCCCGGCGTCGAACAACGGCTTGTGCGCCTACACCCCTTCGCGTGGGGTGATTTCGGTGCGCGGCAACTGGCCGCTGACGCCGACCATGGACGTGGTCGTGCCGTACGCTCGCACCATGGCCGACCTGCTCGAAGTCCTCGACATTGTTGTTGCCGAAGATCCGGATACCCGTGGCGACCTGTGGCGCCTGCAACCGTGGGTACCGATCCCGAGCGTCAGCTCCGTGCGCCCCGCCGCTTACGCTGAATTGGCTGCCGACCGCACTGCACTGGCCGGCAAGCGTTTTGCCGTCCCGCGCATGTTTATCAACGCCGATCCTGAGGCGGGCACCAGCGAAGCGCCGGGTATTGGTGGCCCGACCGGCCAACGCATCAACACCCGCGCTTCGGTAATCGATTTGTGGAAACAGGCGCGTCAGGCCCTCGAAGCCGCTGGCGCTGAAGTGATCGAGACGGACTTCCCGCTGGTGTCCAATTGCGAAGGCGATCGCCCCGGCGCGCCGACCGTGTTCACCCGTGGGCTGGTGTCGAAAGAGTTCCTCCACCATGAACTGTGGGATCTGACGGCTTGGGCGTTCGACGACTTCCTGCAAGCCAACGGCGATCCGAAGCTCAATCGTCTGGTCGACGTCGATGGGCCGAAGATTTTCCCACACGACCCGGGCACTCTGCCGAACCGGGAAGGCGACCTCGCCGCTGGCATGGATGAATACGTGCGCATGGCCGAGCGCGGCATCACGCCGTGGAATGAAATCTCCACCGTGCCCGATGGCCTGCGCGGCCTCGAACAGACGCGGCGTATCGATCTTGAAGACTGGATGGACAAGCTGGGCCTCGACGCCGTGTTGTTCCCGACCGTCGCCGACGTCGGCCCAGCGGACGCGGACGTGAACCCGGTGTCAGCCGATATCGCTTGGAGCAACGGCATCTGGGTCGCCAACGGCAACCTCGCGATCCGTCACCTCGGCGTACCGACCGTCACCGTGCCGATGGGCGTGATGGCCGACATCGGCATGCCGGTCGGTCTGACCTTCGCCGGTCGTGCCTATGACGACTCGAGCTTGCTGCGCCTGGCTGCAGCATTTGAATCGACAGGCAGCAAACGCCTGATCCCGCCCCGCACCCCGCCGCTGTCGTAA
- a CDS encoding polyurethanase: MGVYDYKNFSTADSKALFSDAMAITLYSYHNLDNGFAAGYQHNGFGIGLPATLVTALLGGTDSQGVIPGVPWNPDSEKLALEAVKKAGWTPITASQLGYEGKTDARGTFFGEKAGYTTAQVEILGKYDAQGHLTEIGVAFRGTSGPRENLILDSIGDVINDLLAAFGPKDYAKNYVGEAFGNLLNDVVAFAKANGLTGKDVLVSGHSLGGLAVNSMADLSGGKWGGFFKDSNYIAYASPTQSSTDKVLNVGYENDPVFRALDGSTFTGASIGVHDAPKESATDNIVSFNDHYASTAWNLLPYSILNIPTWISHLPTAYGDGMNRVIESKFYDLTSKDSTIIVANLSDPARANTWVQDLNRNAETHKGSTFIIGSDANDLIQGGSGNDYLEGRAGNDTFRDGGGYNIILGGQGSNTLDLQKSVNTFDFANDGAGNLYIRDANGGISITRDIGSIVTKEPGFLWGLFKDDVTHSVTASGLKVGNNLTAYESSVKGSNGVDTLKAQASGDWLFGLDGNDHLIGGAGNDVFVGGAGNDLMESGGGADTFLFNGAFGQDRVVGFNSNDKLVFLGVQGVLPGDDFRAHATAVGQDTVLKFGGDSVTLVGVSLGSLSGDGIVIA, from the coding sequence ATGGGTGTGTATGACTACAAAAACTTCAGTACAGCCGATTCCAAGGCGCTGTTCAGCGATGCCATGGCGATCACGCTGTATTCCTACCACAACCTCGATAACGGCTTTGCCGCCGGTTATCAGCACAACGGCTTCGGCATTGGTCTGCCCGCTACGCTGGTCACGGCGTTGCTCGGAGGGACTGATTCCCAAGGCGTCATCCCCGGCGTTCCGTGGAACCCCGATTCTGAAAAACTCGCGCTCGAAGCCGTGAAAAAGGCTGGCTGGACGCCGATCACTGCTTCGCAACTGGGTTACGAAGGCAAGACCGACGCCCGGGGAACCTTCTTTGGCGAGAAGGCCGGTTACACCACGGCTCAGGTCGAGATTCTCGGCAAGTACGACGCCCAGGGTCATCTCACGGAAATCGGCGTTGCCTTTCGCGGCACCAGCGGCCCGCGTGAGAACCTGATCCTCGACTCCATCGGCGACGTGATCAACGACTTGCTCGCCGCGTTCGGCCCCAAGGACTACGCCAAGAACTACGTCGGTGAAGCGTTCGGCAATCTGCTCAATGACGTGGTCGCGTTCGCCAAGGCCAACGGCCTCACCGGCAAGGACGTGCTGGTCAGCGGCCACAGCCTCGGCGGGCTGGCGGTCAACAGCATGGCGGATTTGAGCGGCGGTAAGTGGGGCGGCTTCTTCAAAGACTCCAACTACATCGCCTACGCCTCACCGACCCAGAGCAGCACCGACAAGGTGCTCAACGTCGGCTACGAAAACGACCCGGTGTTCCGCGCCCTCGATGGCTCGACTTTCACCGGCGCCTCGATCGGCGTACACGATGCGCCGAAGGAATCGGCCACCGACAACATCGTCAGTTTCAACGACCACTACGCATCAACCGCGTGGAATCTGCTGCCGTACTCGATCCTCAACATTCCGACCTGGATCTCGCATTTACCGACTGCCTATGGTGACGGCATGAACCGGGTGATCGAGTCGAAGTTCTACGACCTGACCAGCAAGGACTCGACGATCATCGTCGCCAACCTGTCGGACCCCGCGCGCGCCAACACCTGGGTGCAGGACCTCAACCGCAACGCCGAAACCCACAAGGGCAGCACCTTCATCATCGGCAGCGACGCCAATGACCTGATTCAGGGCGGCAGCGGCAACGACTACCTGGAAGGCCGCGCCGGCAACGACACGTTCCGTGATGGCGGCGGTTACAACATCATCCTTGGCGGGCAGGGCAGCAATACCCTCGACCTGCAGAAATCGGTGAACACCTTCGACTTCGCCAATGACGGCGCGGGCAACCTGTACATCCGCGATGCCAACGGCGGGATCAGCATCACTCGCGACATCGGCAGCATCGTCACCAAGGAGCCGGGCTTCCTCTGGGGGCTGTTCAAGGACGACGTGACCCACAGCGTCACGGCCAGCGGCTTGAAGGTTGGCAACAATCTCACCGCTTACGAATCCAGCGTCAAAGGCAGCAATGGCGTCGATACGCTGAAGGCGCAGGCCAGTGGTGACTGGTTGTTCGGGCTCGATGGCAATGACCACTTGATAGGTGGCGCGGGCAACGATGTGTTTGTCGGCGGCGCCGGTAATGACCTGATGGAGTCGGGGGGCGGGGCGGATACGTTCCTGTTCAACGGCGCGTTCGGGCAGGATCGGGTGGTGGGGTTCAACTCTAACGACAAACTGGTGTTTCTGGGGGTGCAGGGTGTGTTGCCTGGCGATGACTTCCGCGCCCATGCCACGGCGGTCGGGCAGGATACCGTGCTGAAGTTCGGCGGCGATTCGGTGACGTTGGTTGGTGTGTCGCTGGGGAGTTTGAGTGGCGATGGAATTGTGATCGCCTGA